The Calothrix sp. PCC 7507 DNA segment ATTCGGGTTTTTCCATCAAGTAAACGCCTTGGATTGGACGTTTTGTGGCGATCGCTTGTTGGGTGAGTTGGGCGATCGCACCTGGATGAACTTTACAGTCAGCATCCATCAACACGACCACATCCGGTGGCTCTGACTCTAAATATTGCAACCCATATTCTAGAGCATATCCCTTACCTTTGAGATCGAGATTGTGACGTTCGAGGACTGTAGCACCTGCAGCACGAGCAATTTCTGCTGTGGCATCACTGCAATTGTCAGCAATGACAACTAAGCGGTGTTGAGATGTTAATTCTGGTATTAAGTCATTTAGTGTTGTACGGATGACAAGTTCTTCATTATGTGCAGGAACTAAGACTGCGACTTTTGGATCTTGCCTGCGATCGTTACTAGCCTGCGCCGGCACAGGTAAGAGGGCTGCAATGCACTCTAACAAAAGCATTAGGCACAAAACTAGTACCCCTAGTGCCCCTATTATTAGTAGTGCGTCAATGCATAAAATCAGGACTTGGTAAATAGACATTTGTGATACCCGCAATATTGTCCGATCAAAAAATTGCGCGTTGCATATTTGCGGGATGAGCTGATGGATTTTTCGGTGTGTCTACCCTACGGAGATGGCTTCTTAATGTAAAGACGCGATCGCCTGCTTCAGCGTGAGACTGTTCCACGTCCATTAGTGAGACTCTGATCCCATAAATATGCAACACCAAAAATTACTACTATTTAGCAGTTCTCTTCCAAACCAATCAGTTCAGGTACGAGAGGACTTTTCTGAGACTTAGAAGCATAAATAATTCGTGCTGGGATACCGACTGCTGTTGCTCCTGCTGGTACATCACAGAGAACTACAGCATTAGCACCAATATTTGCGCGATCGCCAATAGTCACATCACCAAAAATTTTCGCCCCTGCACCAACATTCACATTTTGACCCAATTTAGGTGCATTAAACGGTTGATCTAAATAACGGTTTCCCAAGGTCACGCCTTGGCGAATAATACTATCGTCGCCAATTATAGAGTGTCCGTGAATGACAATTGCTCCTTGATGTTCAACAACGACACGGCGGCCGAGTTGAACAGTGTAAGGCAATTCAATGCCATAATTATTACGAATTCTCCGAAATAACATCCGATAAAAGATACTAAAGGGTGTACGTAAGAGTTTAGGTTGAATATTCATTCGCCAAACTCCAAAACGATGAACTGCTACTGCTCGAAATCCAGGCTTGGTCCAATCTCGTCCATGAGCAATCCAGTCTTCTTTAATTTGTTCCCAAAGACCCAAGGAAGGGGTTGCTGCGGCAGTTGTATTTGCCGTCAGGTTGAGTTTTACACCTACAGTTAAGTTATTGATTTCCATATCTGACGATTCTGCGCTGTTGTGAAAAACCTCGAATCAATTTGCTTAATCTACTAGTAATAGCTGTTGATATCGTTGTGGAGTAATTCCCGCTTTCGCTGATATCATCACAGCTTTATCTTCAGGAAGAGTTTCTGCAAAAAACTTTTGTAGCTGCTGATCTGACATAGATTTGTTAGACCAATATTCATGACAAATCCGCTCTGAATCATAATAATGACCAGACTTATCTTGCAGCACCTGGTCAACGAAGATCCCATATAGAATGTATTCCGAAAGATGTAATGAACCACATATAGTTTTCATCCATCCTCTGCCAGAAACCTTCTCAATATGTTCATAAAGCTTTAAAAGATTGTCATGCCGCCAAGTGATAATGTTCCCGACGTAGCCTGAAGTTGGTAATTTTGACTGATTTATCCCGAGTAAGTTACTAGCTGTTTGCCGCCACTTTTCAAATCTTGGATATTTAGTCACGAATTCCCTATTATATTGATTAGGTACTCGGAAAAGCCGGGTTTGATCTTCGCGGACAAAGCTTTGTAAGTTAAATGGACGAATGAATGTTACATCCGAATCAACAAACACAAAAATGTCTTTGTTAATATGTTGAGCAACTGCCAATTTCACAATTTGCTGGAGTAGCCAGTTGCGAATAAAGACAGTTTTTAAGCTCAACCACCCATTTTTAACTAGAGGCAAACGTTGAATCCACCAAGGTAACATCGATTCAACAGCAATAATTTCAGTATTCGGGCTTTTTAGCTGACGGAAAAGAGGTAAATCTCTGGCATCAACGATAATGTAATGTGTGACAGCAGGGGAGATAAAGTTCTGAATGCTCCAGGA contains these protein-coding regions:
- a CDS encoding DUF6492 family protein, whose amino-acid sequence is MNNLEFGIITPSYAPDFERCKLLSWSIQNFISPAVTHYIIVDARDLPLFRQLKSPNTEIIAVESMLPWWIQRLPLVKNGWLSLKTVFIRNWLLQQIVKLAVAQHINKDIFVFVDSDVTFIRPFNLQSFVREDQTRLFRVPNQYNREFVTKYPRFEKWRQTASNLLGINQSKLPTSGYVGNIITWRHDNLLKLYEHIEKVSGRGWMKTICGSLHLSEYILYGIFVDQVLQDKSGHYYDSERICHEYWSNKSMSDQQLQKFFAETLPEDKAVMISAKAGITPQRYQQLLLVD
- a CDS encoding serine O-acetyltransferase gives rise to the protein MEINNLTVGVKLNLTANTTAAATPSLGLWEQIKEDWIAHGRDWTKPGFRAVAVHRFGVWRMNIQPKLLRTPFSIFYRMLFRRIRNNYGIELPYTVQLGRRVVVEHQGAIVIHGHSIIGDDSIIRQGVTLGNRYLDQPFNAPKLGQNVNVGAGAKIFGDVTIGDRANIGANAVVLCDVPAGATAVGIPARIIYASKSQKSPLVPELIGLEENC